A section of the candidate division WOR-3 bacterium genome encodes:
- a CDS encoding phosphatidylglycerophosphatase A yields MSVVSGRSRWFFLQALVGSGLFTGYFPIAPATVTSLFVLPAAYFLAPRPLWHVLSVLVVFFVGVPVATALEKVWGTDPGRVTIDEIAGTLITFFLIPVSVWGLVPGFFLWRFFDIVKLPFIHRSQRLPGGWGVMIDDVLAGICANIALRALLWLTVRLWPAVGLLFLR; encoded by the coding sequence GTGTCGGTGGTTTCAGGGCGGTCGCGCTGGTTCTTCCTTCAGGCTCTGGTCGGCTCCGGCCTGTTCACGGGCTATTTCCCGATAGCGCCAGCTACGGTTACCAGTCTTTTCGTCCTGCCGGCGGCTTACTTTCTTGCCCCCAGGCCGCTCTGGCACGTCTTGTCCGTGCTGGTGGTGTTCTTCGTCGGGGTGCCAGTAGCGACGGCGCTGGAGAAGGTCTGGGGTACTGACCCTGGTCGGGTAACGATAGACGAGATTGCCGGTACGCTCATCACCTTCTTTCTGATTCCGGTTTCAGTCTGGGGGCTCGTCCCCGGGTTCTTTCTCTGGCGTTTCTTTGACATCGTCAAGTTGCCTTTCATCCACCGGTCCCAGCGGCTGCCCGGCGGTTGGGGCGTGATGATAGACGACGTTTTGGCCGGCATCTGCGCCAACATCGCCCTGCGTGCGCTTCTGTGGCTTACGGTCCGGCTCTGGCCCGCGGTCGGCCTACTGTTCTTGAGATGA
- the secF gene encoding protein translocase subunit SecF: protein MRLIGETNIQFVARRRLFFVISGILVLASVAVIVLKGGFNYGVDFTGGSLLQVRFERPVSTDAVRGALAAAGEAGAAIQRDEFGDFLIRVKPKAGSVSTGLSERVRRQFEQTLTGNSFEILREETVGPHISKELQGKVLLAVIIGMIGILIYVSFRFDLRFGTGAVLALIHDTVITLGLVALFNREMTITTIAALLTMIGYSVNDTIVVSDRIREDIKKMRREKFADLVNLATNQVLTRTIVTGLTTLFVTLSLLLLGAAAIRDFAFVMTVGIVVGTYSSVFVVANFVVEWEQRFPSKQRR from the coding sequence ATGAGACTCATCGGCGAGACCAATATCCAGTTCGTTGCCCGGCGCAGGTTGTTCTTTGTGATTTCCGGTATCCTGGTACTGGCCAGCGTGGCCGTCATCGTGCTGAAGGGCGGGTTCAACTACGGCGTGGATTTCACTGGGGGTTCACTACTACAAGTGCGCTTCGAGCGACCTGTTTCCACGGATGCGGTGCGCGGTGCGCTCGCTGCCGCAGGCGAGGCGGGTGCGGCCATCCAGCGGGATGAATTCGGCGATTTCCTCATCCGCGTGAAGCCAAAGGCTGGCTCGGTCAGCACAGGGCTGTCCGAACGAGTGCGACGTCAGTTTGAGCAGACTCTCACAGGCAACAGCTTTGAGATTCTGCGCGAGGAAACGGTTGGGCCGCATATCTCTAAGGAACTGCAGGGTAAGGTACTCCTGGCCGTAATCATCGGAATGATCGGCATCCTCATCTACGTGAGCTTTCGTTTTGACCTGAGATTTGGAACTGGCGCAGTCCTGGCGCTCATCCACGATACCGTGATAACCCTGGGTTTGGTGGCTCTTTTCAACCGCGAGATGACGATAACCACCATTGCGGCGCTACTTACGATGATCGGCTACTCAGTCAACGACACCATCGTTGTGTCCGACCGCATCCGCGAAGACATCAAGAAGATGCGTAGGGAGAAGTTCGCCGACCTTGTGAACTTGGCCACAAACCAGGTGCTGACCCGCACCATCGTTACCGGGCTTACCACACTTTTTGTCACGCTGTCGCTGCTGTTACTCGGTGCCGCGGCCATCAGGGACTTCGCCTTCGTAATGACGGTAGGAATAGTCGTGGGGACCTATTCCTCGGTATTCGTCGTGGCGAATTTCGTGGTGGAGTGGGAGCAGAGGTTCCCCTCGAAGCAGCGGCGGTAG